A region of Armatimonadota bacterium DNA encodes the following proteins:
- a CDS encoding SAM-dependent methyltransferase — MSGDGTITLRPIGVVRNGRTDPDDDRWGGVESTIELDGRQFGEEALAGLAGFSHVEIVFHFHRLGVRDETAGARHPRGNPEWPLVGIFAQRGSPRPNRLGVTRCRLLGIDGLNVRVGGLDALDGTPVLDIKPWFAEFGPDGPVEQPEWVADVMREYWTDV; from the coding sequence ATGAGCGGAGACGGCACGATTACACTGCGACCCATCGGCGTCGTTCGGAACGGGAGAACCGATCCGGACGACGATCGGTGGGGCGGCGTTGAGTCCACGATTGAGCTGGACGGCCGGCAATTTGGTGAGGAGGCGCTGGCCGGCCTCGCCGGGTTCAGTCACGTCGAAATCGTCTTCCATTTCCATAGGCTTGGGGTGCGAGACGAGACGGCGGGGGCACGCCATCCGCGCGGCAATCCGGAATGGCCCTTGGTTGGGATCTTCGCACAGCGCGGCAGTCCGCGGCCGAATCGCCTCGGCGTTACGCGATGCCGCCTGCTGGGTATTGATGGGTTGAACGTCCGGGTCGGCGGCCTCGATGCTCTGGACGGTACACCGGTCCTTGACATCAAGCCGTGGTTCGCCGAGTTCGGCCCCGACGGGCCGGTCGAGCAGCCGGAATGGGTTGCCGATGTCATGCGCGAATACTGGACGGACGTTTAG
- the panB gene encoding 3-methyl-2-oxobutanoate hydroxymethyltransferase yields the protein MSSNGTGPTPKRVTVPWLREARAEDRRIAMVTAYDAPSARLADAAGIDAILVGDSIGSNVLGFANELPVTMDDMVRATRAVSGAAYRALVVADMPFGSYQCNEDEAVANAVRLVKEGGAQAVKFEGAGRALALIERLSHCGIPVMGHVGFTPQSTHALGGARVQGKTRASAQAILDAAREIQFAGAFSIVLELIPAPLARTITGSLTIPTIGIGSGPHCDGQVQIWHDILGLGGERTFRHVRRYANLGPLIRDAIASYALDVQGGQFPTMEHAVSMDLDQLDNLDGDERFPSEAQKEESGEG from the coding sequence ATGAGTTCCAATGGTACTGGACCTACACCGAAGCGCGTTACGGTTCCCTGGCTGCGAGAGGCTCGCGCCGAGGACCGTCGAATCGCCATGGTCACCGCTTACGATGCGCCATCGGCGCGTCTGGCGGATGCGGCAGGCATCGATGCTATCCTGGTGGGCGATTCCATCGGGAGCAACGTGCTGGGATTCGCGAACGAGCTTCCGGTGACGATGGACGATATGGTTCGTGCGACCCGCGCGGTATCCGGTGCGGCGTATCGCGCGCTCGTGGTGGCAGACATGCCGTTTGGCTCCTACCAATGCAACGAGGACGAAGCCGTGGCCAATGCGGTCCGCTTGGTCAAGGAAGGCGGCGCACAGGCGGTCAAGTTTGAGGGGGCCGGGCGTGCGTTAGCATTGATTGAGCGCCTTTCGCACTGCGGCATCCCGGTGATGGGCCACGTTGGATTCACGCCACAGTCCACGCACGCGCTGGGCGGAGCGAGGGTGCAGGGCAAGACGCGCGCGTCCGCGCAGGCCATCCTGGACGCCGCGCGCGAAATCCAGTTCGCCGGCGCGTTCAGCATCGTGCTCGAACTCATCCCGGCGCCGCTGGCGCGAACGATTACCGGCAGCCTGACCATCCCGACCATCGGCATCGGGTCCGGGCCGCACTGCGATGGCCAGGTTCAGATCTGGCACGATATCCTCGGGCTAGGGGGTGAACGCACCTTCCGCCACGTCCGCCGCTACGCGAATCTAGGACCGCTGATCCGCGACGCGATCGCGTCGTATGCGCTGGACGTTCAGGGTGGGCAGTTCCCGACGATGGAACACGCTGTATCGATGGACCTTGACCAGTTGGACAACCTTGACGGCGACGAGCGTTTCCCTTCTGAAGCGCAAAAAGAGGAGAGCGGCGAGGGATGA
- a CDS encoding type II secretion system F family protein, producing the protein MPMYHYEATDRSGKTVVGSMSAKDEGSVQARLIQGGYKPTLIEAPGAGLPAQSPPMAAAATSANSGAVQSPPVQHPAERSLARKSVTVPDRELAQFYRQMAGMLKSGVPLPQALSQIVAYTKNAELKRAIEDMEGAVARGRPMSEAMDRHPRAFSAGHIGLIRSGEGAGFLDRAYGELAAQAEADWGVQAMARFNPLLFIIKAIGIPFLVMWLYFMSSMPAWQTTPALIGTYLGRAAIAAGGAFVIVIVFFPTLSHLIRLTPLGTAMRNLASVIPGLSARAKRVDRVKVLGSLASSLTSGIPLSVAWELAAEAADSDRFHRLMYEQLSGIKRGGTIPDAMYNTGLFTEQILQMARSGEMSGNLPEMLGQAIVFEREEAKHLGALLPWVFAVLAYLVFLLVAGSLVVKFAGSVYGGMVNSQ; encoded by the coding sequence ATGCCAATGTACCACTATGAGGCGACGGACCGTTCGGGAAAGACGGTCGTCGGCTCGATGAGCGCGAAAGACGAAGGGTCCGTTCAAGCGCGCTTGATCCAGGGCGGCTACAAACCGACGCTTATTGAAGCGCCGGGCGCGGGGTTGCCGGCCCAATCACCTCCCATGGCTGCGGCGGCGACCTCAGCAAACTCCGGGGCTGTACAGTCGCCTCCGGTTCAGCATCCCGCGGAGCGAAGCCTGGCGCGCAAGTCGGTCACCGTTCCGGACCGCGAGTTGGCTCAGTTCTACCGGCAGATGGCCGGCATGCTGAAGTCCGGCGTTCCGCTGCCGCAGGCCCTCTCGCAAATCGTCGCATATACGAAGAACGCGGAACTCAAGCGCGCGATTGAGGACATGGAGGGGGCTGTCGCCCGCGGACGACCGATGAGCGAGGCGATGGACCGTCACCCACGAGCGTTCAGCGCAGGGCACATCGGCCTCATCCGGTCAGGCGAAGGGGCCGGGTTTCTGGACCGTGCGTACGGAGAACTAGCGGCTCAGGCCGAAGCGGACTGGGGCGTCCAGGCGATGGCCCGGTTCAATCCGCTCCTTTTCATCATCAAGGCCATCGGCATCCCATTTCTGGTGATGTGGCTTTATTTCATGTCCTCGATGCCTGCGTGGCAAACGACTCCGGCACTCATCGGCACATACCTGGGCCGCGCGGCGATCGCCGCCGGCGGCGCATTTGTCATAGTCATCGTGTTTTTCCCGACCCTGTCCCACCTTATTCGGTTAACGCCACTCGGGACCGCGATGAGGAATCTCGCCTCCGTAATCCCAGGGCTCAGCGCCCGCGCCAAGCGCGTGGACCGGGTGAAAGTCCTCGGGTCACTTGCTTCTTCCCTCACGTCGGGGATCCCCCTGAGCGTGGCGTGGGAGCTTGCCGCCGAGGCTGCGGACAGCGACCGGTTTCACCGGCTTATGTATGAACAGCTGTCCGGCATCAAACGTGGCGGCACCATCCCGGACGCTATGTACAATACCGGCCTCTTTACCGAGCAGATCCTTCAGATGGCGCGCTCCGGTGAAATGAGCGGCAATCTGCCGGAGATGCTGGGACAGGCGATCGTGTTTGAGCGCGAAGAGGCAAAGCACCTTGGCGCGCTGCTGCCGTGGGTCTTCGCCGTGCTCGCATATCTCGTGTTCCTGCTGGTGGCGGGATCTCTCGTGGTAAAGTTCGCCGGGTCTGTATACGGGGGCATGGTTAACAGTCAATAA
- a CDS encoding DNA-3-methyladenine glycosylase translates to MSLPDFLVGDALVAARLLLGWIVVHEAPDGVSSGRIVETEAYTQDDPASHSYGRRTARNGVMFGPAGHAYLYRIHQETCLNVVIGPKGSGDAVLIRALEPVAGLELMRKRRGVDEERVLCAGPGRLCRALGITMESNGMPLEGGALRLEPGEPLTDEHIITATRVGIRYASDWPRRFYDARSRCVSRRAR, encoded by the coding sequence GTGAGTCTGCCGGATTTCCTCGTGGGTGATGCGCTCGTCGCGGCGCGCCTCCTGCTCGGCTGGATCGTGGTTCACGAGGCCCCGGATGGCGTTTCCAGCGGGCGGATCGTGGAGACCGAGGCATACACACAGGACGACCCCGCGTCGCATTCCTACGGACGGCGGACGGCTCGCAACGGCGTGATGTTCGGCCCGGCCGGCCACGCTTACCTGTACCGGATCCACCAGGAAACGTGCCTGAACGTGGTCATAGGGCCCAAAGGCAGCGGCGACGCCGTGCTGATCAGGGCGTTGGAACCGGTCGCCGGGCTTGAGCTGATGAGGAAGCGCAGGGGAGTCGACGAGGAACGCGTCCTGTGCGCGGGACCGGGGCGCCTCTGCCGGGCGCTCGGGATCACGATGGAATCCAACGGAATGCCCCTTGAGGGTGGGGCCCTCCGGCTGGAACCGGGCGAACCTTTGACGGACGAGCATATTATAACGGCAACGCGTGTCGGCATCCGGTACGCATCGGATTGGCCGCGCCGCTTCTACGACGCGCGGTCCAGGTGCGTATCACGCCGAGCGCGATAG
- a CDS encoding CARDB domain-containing protein, with protein sequence MMLGRYVMAAGLAMAALAGTTDADTLLLKDGTTLDNCFVRDEGIRFLVWEKMADVGTPNFRIIPRSQVKRFSDAQEYKLDRAPDWDVHPNLPDLSVTFISMTPRLAGLHGHVDYDNLGRPVLKGAGLPDLGDRAIMNPEEVVKDVKLSYKPGEEITLTAHVKNLGFATAAPFTITWLLDGQEIGSAKTSKRLGEMEETTFERKYKWKEGMHSITFRVNTTQREIASINNEITDPLWGWSYYFVVNPGRVAAWHQNRTAYGTFSFEDFYRWHVDLMNTLFAASKYPAAPDGIKARVRLDRIVYADDVDAGVKAQNGPDGLGYHQGGWTWIDDDDKNKTWKPAEHTWRNSTEWSLPHELGHQLGLVDYYALDDGGTNSLVWGDNGEKVTHFQNHPDTMMHWHGPQLYSEADAGYFNMRWDKPGGYFGDYYFAIPAQNYLRITDINGRALNDAKVEVFQRGVEVDTKAPTSLDQGVKFYAVVEDGNFDHPISKDPVIAGTTDAQGVLRLPNRPAAPVRTLNGFERKPNPFGNINVVGNRGDMLVKVTKDGQTAFFSLEVVDFVNAWFRGQKDSYTTVLKTPFRSLESPLPPRDVKFERVDNDHVKVTWSAPEVANERQYMQQSMGFRVYRRISDAALNDRPWFPVATTSKNTFETVVDLRQYQDDNYWFTRTDRFAVSSVGELGLESELVSVVLPPKK encoded by the coding sequence ATGATGTTGGGACGCTATGTGATGGCGGCGGGATTGGCAATGGCGGCACTGGCCGGCACAACGGATGCGGACACGCTCCTGCTCAAGGATGGCACGACGCTCGACAACTGCTTCGTTCGAGATGAAGGAATCCGATTTCTCGTCTGGGAGAAGATGGCAGACGTTGGAACGCCAAACTTCAGGATCATCCCCCGCAGCCAGGTGAAGAGATTCAGCGACGCGCAGGAGTACAAGCTCGATCGCGCTCCGGATTGGGACGTTCACCCCAACCTCCCCGACCTCTCGGTCACGTTTATATCCATGACTCCGCGCCTTGCCGGCCTGCACGGACACGTGGACTATGACAACCTGGGCCGTCCGGTGCTGAAAGGCGCGGGCCTGCCGGACCTCGGCGATCGGGCGATCATGAACCCCGAGGAGGTGGTCAAGGACGTCAAGCTGTCTTACAAGCCGGGCGAGGAGATCACGCTGACGGCACACGTGAAGAACCTGGGCTTCGCCACGGCGGCGCCGTTCACCATCACATGGCTGCTGGACGGCCAAGAGATTGGCAGCGCAAAGACGAGCAAGCGCCTCGGAGAGATGGAAGAGACGACCTTCGAGCGCAAGTACAAGTGGAAGGAGGGGATGCACTCCATCACCTTCCGCGTGAACACAACGCAAAGAGAGATCGCCTCCATCAACAACGAGATCACGGATCCTCTTTGGGGCTGGTCGTACTACTTCGTGGTGAACCCAGGCCGCGTGGCAGCCTGGCATCAGAATCGAACGGCCTATGGGACTTTCTCTTTCGAAGACTTCTACCGATGGCACGTGGACCTGATGAACACTCTGTTCGCGGCATCGAAATACCCCGCGGCGCCGGACGGGATCAAGGCACGCGTCCGCCTGGATCGCATCGTGTATGCCGATGACGTCGATGCCGGCGTCAAAGCCCAGAACGGCCCGGATGGGCTGGGCTATCACCAGGGCGGCTGGACCTGGATCGACGACGATGATAAGAACAAGACGTGGAAGCCCGCCGAGCATACATGGCGGAATTCCACCGAATGGTCCCTGCCGCACGAACTAGGCCATCAACTGGGCCTCGTGGACTACTACGCCCTCGACGATGGCGGTACCAACTCCCTGGTCTGGGGCGACAACGGCGAAAAGGTAACGCATTTCCAGAACCACCCGGATACGATGATGCACTGGCACGGCCCCCAGCTTTACTCCGAGGCGGACGCAGGCTACTTCAATATGCGATGGGACAAGCCCGGCGGCTATTTCGGCGATTACTATTTCGCGATCCCGGCCCAGAACTACCTGCGCATCACCGATATCAATGGTCGCGCTCTGAACGATGCGAAAGTCGAGGTATTCCAGCGAGGCGTGGAAGTAGACACCAAGGCGCCCACCAGCCTGGACCAGGGCGTCAAATTCTACGCGGTCGTTGAGGATGGCAACTTCGATCACCCGATTTCAAAGGATCCCGTCATCGCCGGCACGACCGACGCGCAGGGCGTGCTCCGCCTCCCGAATCGTCCCGCCGCGCCGGTTCGCACGCTGAACGGATTTGAGCGCAAGCCGAACCCGTTCGGCAACATCAACGTGGTCGGCAATCGCGGCGACATGCTCGTGAAAGTGACGAAGGACGGCCAGACGGCGTTCTTCTCGCTGGAAGTCGTCGATTTCGTGAACGCCTGGTTCCGCGGCCAGAAGGACAGCTACACCACCGTCCTGAAGACTCCGTTCCGGTCGCTGGAATCGCCGCTCCCGCCCCGCGACGTAAAGTTCGAGCGGGTGGATAACGACCACGTAAAGGTCACCTGGAGCGCGCCGGAGGTCGCAAACGAGCGTCAGTACATGCAGCAATCCATGGGCTTCCGCGTCTATCGCCGCATATCGGACGCCGCGCTGAATGACCGGCCGTGGTTCCCGGTGGCAACCACCTCGAAGAACACTTTCGAAACCGTGGTCGATCTGCGCCAGTACCAGGACGATAACTACTGGTTCACCCGGACCGACCGGTTCGCCGTCTCGAGCGTCGGAGAACTCGGTCTCGAAAGCGAACTCGTGAGCGTTGTGCTCCCGCCTAAGAAATGA
- a CDS encoding neutral/alkaline non-lysosomal ceramidase N-terminal domain-containing protein: protein MRCGTAETDITPEPGGDLAGFVARTQPSLGIHDRLAARALFLEGDGRRVLWLHADVIAFEREDVQTVKKRLFDRFGLHGHEVVISATHTHSGPTTARLLECGEYDASFVAGLVETLLSLSGEALRNAKPVSPVFAEGSCEVGSDRRGQPGAHADHRVPVLGFRRPDGSYAAVLAAYAVHCVAMGPENRLVSADILGHAARVLKQQMPGNPVVLFVNGAAGNINPPGVQDDFAVMEGWGGQVAAAALEALGRAKAVPDTIGTGRLATMLCAPGHLSDAEARATVAGSLGGNERFLKAQSRWFALLAGDDPRLEAPVDVQVVEIGGVRFVCFGAEVFSRMGEGLGDRAYPVGYANGDGGYLCPEYAYSEGGYEPEVACLFYGTNPIRRGAFESLRGLAKELIQTGGAV, encoded by the coding sequence ATGAGGTGCGGGACCGCGGAGACTGACATAACGCCCGAGCCCGGTGGAGACTTGGCAGGCTTCGTCGCCCGTACGCAACCGTCGCTGGGAATCCACGATCGGTTGGCGGCCCGGGCGCTGTTCCTCGAGGGGGACGGGCGCCGCGTCCTGTGGCTCCACGCGGACGTCATTGCGTTTGAGCGGGAAGACGTTCAAACGGTCAAAAAGAGGTTGTTCGATCGCTTCGGACTACATGGCCATGAGGTTGTCATCAGTGCCACGCATACCCATTCGGGGCCGACAACGGCTCGCCTGCTGGAATGCGGGGAGTACGACGCGTCGTTTGTCGCCGGCCTCGTCGAGACTCTGCTATCGCTTTCCGGAGAGGCGCTACGGAATGCCAAGCCCGTGAGCCCTGTGTTCGCCGAGGGAAGCTGCGAAGTAGGATCCGACCGGCGCGGCCAGCCGGGCGCGCACGCCGATCATCGCGTGCCGGTTTTAGGCTTCAGAAGACCCGACGGCAGCTACGCCGCGGTGCTGGCTGCATACGCCGTGCACTGCGTCGCGATGGGCCCCGAGAACAGGCTGGTCTCCGCTGACATCCTGGGCCATGCGGCACGTGTGCTGAAGCAGCAAATGCCCGGTAATCCGGTAGTATTGTTCGTTAACGGCGCCGCCGGCAACATCAACCCACCGGGCGTCCAGGACGATTTCGCGGTGATGGAAGGGTGGGGCGGCCAGGTCGCCGCCGCCGCCCTGGAGGCGCTGGGACGGGCCAAGGCAGTGCCGGACACCATTGGGACCGGCCGCCTTGCGACAATGCTCTGCGCGCCGGGACACCTCTCCGATGCGGAAGCGCGCGCGACCGTCGCCGGCAGCCTGGGTGGCAACGAACGCTTCCTCAAGGCGCAATCGAGGTGGTTTGCCCTGCTGGCCGGGGATGATCCGCGTCTGGAAGCGCCGGTCGACGTGCAAGTGGTGGAGATCGGCGGGGTGAGATTCGTGTGTTTCGGCGCTGAGGTTTTCAGCAGAATGGGGGAGGGGCTTGGCGACCGTGCGTACCCGGTCGGCTATGCCAACGGCGATGGGGGCTACCTGTGTCCGGAATATGCGTATTCCGAGGGTGGCTATGAGCCCGAGGTAGCCTGTCTGTTCTACGGTACGAATCCTATCCGGCGGGGCGCGTTCGAAAGCCTACGCGGCCTCGCTAAGGAACTCATCCAAACCGGTGGCGCCGTCTGA
- the nadC gene encoding carboxylating nicotinate-nucleotide diphosphorylase, translating to MISERLKGLVALALAEDVGHGDATSLATISADATATGRIVARSPLVVSGIEAAEAVFKAVDPECVFTVMAGDGQSIAADAVIATVSGRARALLTAERTALNFLQHLSGIATMTARYVAEISGTGARIVDTRKTVPGLRDLAKAAVRHGGGRNHRVALDDGILIKDNHVVTAGGIARAILSARSNGGYLLRVEVECDTLQQVSDAIDAGADMILLDNMAPDALRAAVTLCRRRAQTEASGGVSLSTVRSIAETGVDFISVGALTHSAPAADIALDFDAEARGTP from the coding sequence GTGATCTCCGAACGACTCAAGGGACTCGTGGCGCTGGCGCTCGCCGAAGACGTGGGGCACGGCGACGCGACGTCGCTCGCTACGATTTCCGCGGACGCGACCGCCACAGGCAGAATCGTGGCGCGTTCTCCGCTGGTTGTGTCAGGTATCGAGGCAGCCGAGGCCGTGTTCAAGGCGGTGGACCCGGAGTGTGTGTTCACGGTGATGGCGGGAGATGGACAGTCGATCGCGGCGGACGCCGTCATCGCCACCGTCTCCGGCCGTGCCCGCGCCCTGCTGACGGCGGAACGGACCGCGCTTAATTTCCTGCAGCATCTGAGCGGCATAGCGACGATGACGGCCAGGTATGTCGCCGAGATATCCGGGACGGGGGCGCGCATCGTTGACACCCGGAAAACCGTACCGGGTTTGCGCGACCTCGCAAAGGCCGCCGTGCGCCACGGCGGTGGTCGAAACCACCGGGTGGCGCTTGACGACGGGATCCTCATCAAGGACAATCACGTTGTCACCGCGGGCGGCATCGCCCGGGCAATCCTGTCCGCGCGCTCAAACGGCGGCTATCTCCTGCGCGTGGAGGTCGAATGTGACACTCTACAACAGGTATCGGACGCAATCGATGCCGGCGCCGACATGATCCTGCTCGACAATATGGCGCCCGATGCCCTGCGCGCAGCGGTGACCCTTTGCCGTCGCCGGGCACAAACCGAGGCCAGCGGCGGCGTGAGCCTGTCCACGGTGCGCTCCATCGCGGAGACCGGCGTGGATTTCATTTCCGTTGGCGCCCTCACTCACAGTGCGCCGGCGGCGGATATCGCTTTGGACTTCGACGCGGAGGCCAGGGGTACCCCCTGA
- a CDS encoding DnaJ domain-containing protein, with the protein MDSPDYYAILEVPFDADAAAIRRAYRRKVKELHPDVAKDKANANEAFLIAKEAYNVLSDPQRRTNYDVTYTGRRTRSQTTGRRPESAPQAPAADTWTRHQKSLTVAELLQRAMRELATGRNPYARRDLGEVLAREPENPDAMLLMGRLYRSEGRTEDWIGVLEEGLRKNPSNVAMRLALNDALRSRKEKPFVRESPETRLEQRRRAYLATGLMGGAAAIMWGTSRTGPPIPIIEFAVAVPGRLMYSTAFAAALAGWTMAATGYISKIDDELFWPDTRGRSLSRPIHRNDAPLGLAVPVMALIHYFLAVSVMAVLMLTRGVFSRSLGIVSAVALGFAAAMAMAYPADAGGIFFWCPGWLLFAEFCGWYIGEFFRS; encoded by the coding sequence GTGGACTCGCCAGACTACTACGCCATACTGGAAGTGCCCTTCGATGCCGACGCGGCGGCCATTCGCCGCGCCTATCGTCGCAAGGTCAAAGAACTCCATCCGGACGTGGCAAAGGATAAGGCGAACGCCAACGAGGCGTTCCTGATCGCCAAGGAGGCCTACAACGTCCTGTCGGACCCCCAGCGACGTACGAATTACGATGTCACCTACACGGGCCGCCGCACCCGCTCTCAGACCACAGGACGCCGGCCGGAATCGGCGCCGCAAGCACCCGCCGCCGATACATGGACGAGGCATCAGAAGAGCCTGACGGTCGCGGAACTGCTGCAACGCGCCATGCGGGAGTTGGCAACCGGACGGAACCCGTACGCGCGTCGTGATCTCGGCGAGGTCCTAGCCAGGGAGCCCGAAAACCCGGACGCGATGCTCCTGATGGGCCGGTTGTACCGCTCGGAAGGTCGGACGGAAGACTGGATCGGTGTGCTGGAGGAGGGACTCCGGAAAAACCCGTCGAACGTAGCGATGCGCCTTGCATTGAACGACGCGCTCAGGAGTCGAAAGGAAAAGCCGTTTGTCCGCGAGTCACCGGAAACACGCCTGGAGCAGCGACGGCGCGCCTACCTCGCGACCGGCCTGATGGGGGGCGCGGCTGCGATCATGTGGGGAACATCGCGTACCGGACCGCCAATCCCGATCATCGAGTTCGCGGTCGCCGTTCCGGGTCGTCTGATGTATTCAACTGCGTTCGCGGCCGCGCTCGCGGGATGGACGATGGCGGCGACGGGGTACATCAGCAAGATCGACGATGAACTGTTCTGGCCGGACACGCGCGGCAGAAGTCTCAGCCGTCCGATTCATCGCAATGACGCGCCCCTTGGGTTGGCAGTCCCAGTCATGGCGCTGATACACTATTTCTTAGCGGTCTCCGTGATGGCGGTGCTGATGCTCACGCGTGGCGTTTTTAGCCGCTCGCTTGGCATTGTATCCGCCGTTGCATTGGGATTTGCCGCCGCAATGGCGATGGCCTATCCGGCCGATGCGGGTGGCATCTTCTTCTGGTGCCCCGGCTGGCTTCTATTTGCCGAGTTTTGCGGCTGGTATATCGGAGAGTTTTTTAGATCATGA
- the panC gene encoding pantoate--beta-alanine ligase: MRVFDDVSKAREWSLAERCAGRRVALVPTMGALHNGHLALVELARSLADSVVVSIFVNPTQFGPNEDYQRYPRTVDADIAALEEAGVAAVFLPRAETMYPDGFRTIVEVEGISDVLEGAIRPGHFRGVTTVVAKLLNVVPAQFAVFGRKDYQQLIIVRRMAEDLNLGVEIVERLTVREADGLAMSSRNRYLSAEERASALALSRALEAVRSEVRGGEYDQTELETAAWSILDAEAGVVPDYAVVLDPATLKPLKPDWQRAVCLVAGRLGRTRLIDNSVFGRDGREEDS, from the coding sequence ATGAGGGTTTTCGACGATGTGAGCAAAGCGCGCGAATGGTCGCTTGCGGAACGGTGCGCCGGCCGGCGAGTCGCCCTGGTGCCGACGATGGGCGCCCTGCACAACGGACACCTCGCGCTGGTAGAGCTCGCCCGGTCGCTCGCGGACTCCGTCGTCGTGAGCATTTTCGTCAACCCGACCCAGTTTGGCCCTAACGAAGACTATCAGCGCTACCCACGGACCGTTGACGCGGATATCGCGGCATTGGAGGAAGCCGGCGTAGCCGCTGTGTTCCTGCCTCGCGCCGAGACGATGTATCCGGATGGGTTCCGCACGATCGTTGAGGTCGAAGGCATTTCGGACGTTCTGGAAGGGGCGATCCGCCCCGGACATTTCCGAGGAGTGACCACCGTGGTCGCCAAACTCCTGAACGTCGTGCCTGCCCAGTTTGCCGTGTTCGGCCGGAAAGATTACCAGCAGTTAATCATCGTGCGACGGATGGCCGAAGACCTGAATCTGGGGGTGGAGATCGTCGAACGGCTGACTGTGCGGGAGGCGGACGGGCTCGCGATGTCGTCGCGCAATCGCTACCTCAGCGCGGAGGAGCGTGCCAGCGCACTTGCGTTGAGCAGGGCGCTGGAGGCCGTTCGAAGCGAGGTTCGCGGCGGGGAGTATGACCAGACGGAACTCGAAACCGCCGCATGGTCGATCCTTGACGCGGAAGCCGGCGTTGTGCCGGACTATGCCGTGGTGCTGGATCCCGCGACCCTTAAGCCTCTCAAGCCGGACTGGCAGCGCGCCGTGTGCCTCGTGGCGGGCCGCCTGGGGCGTACGCGGCTCATCGACAATTCCGTGTTTGGGCGCGATGGCCGCGAGGAGGACTCGTGA
- a CDS encoding DegT/DnrJ/EryC1/StrS family aminotransferase: MSEELAVLGGKAIRSDPFPQWPVHGDAERASLLEALDSGRWSLGNEAVERFEETFARLHGCKYAVTVTSGTVALRTALLAAGIRAGDEVIMPAYTFQATATAIVEANAVPVFADVDRATLTLSPTAFEAAITPRTRFVLPVHFAGLPSDMDAILDLAARHGITVIEDACQAHGASLDGRPVGSMGAAGCFSFQSSKNLNCGEGGAIVTSDETLARRCRQVRNCGRGATDPESDLGIAGNYRLTGFQAAVLNAQLTRFEGQFATRERNAALLTEMLADVPGIIPQYRSDRVTRHAYHLYSFRYDASVYGVSREVYLAALMGEGIAGTAGYTEPLYRMPLFAREAYGPYTAARRERLNACPVTEAICHGEGAWLYQKLLLGSDEDTRDIGHAFAKLYRLRDHLREVRL, from the coding sequence ATGAGCGAGGAACTCGCGGTACTTGGCGGCAAGGCGATCCGGTCGGATCCATTTCCTCAATGGCCGGTCCATGGCGACGCGGAACGGGCCAGCCTTTTGGAGGCCTTGGACAGTGGACGTTGGAGCCTTGGCAACGAGGCTGTAGAACGCTTCGAGGAGACGTTCGCCCGGCTTCACGGCTGCAAGTACGCCGTAACGGTCACAAGCGGCACGGTGGCCCTGCGGACCGCGCTGCTCGCCGCGGGGATTCGCGCCGGCGACGAGGTCATCATGCCCGCGTACACCTTCCAGGCCACCGCTACGGCGATCGTGGAGGCAAACGCCGTCCCGGTCTTCGCGGACGTTGACCGCGCTACTCTCACCCTTTCCCCGACCGCATTTGAGGCAGCCATCACTCCGCGCACGCGCTTCGTGCTGCCGGTCCACTTCGCCGGGCTTCCGTCCGATATGGACGCGATCCTCGATCTCGCCGCCCGGCACGGCATTACAGTCATCGAAGACGCTTGCCAGGCCCACGGCGCTTCGCTGGATGGGCGTCCCGTCGGTTCCATGGGCGCCGCCGGCTGCTTCTCGTTCCAGTCGTCCAAGAACCTGAATTGCGGGGAGGGTGGAGCGATAGTGACATCGGACGAAACGCTGGCCCGCCGTTGCCGGCAGGTGCGCAACTGCGGACGCGGCGCCACAGATCCGGAGTCGGACCTGGGAATCGCCGGAAACTACCGCCTCACCGGGTTCCAGGCGGCCGTCCTGAACGCCCAACTCACCCGTTTCGAGGGGCAATTCGCCACTCGCGAGCGCAATGCCGCCCTGCTGACGGAGATGCTGGCGGACGTTCCGGGCATCATCCCGCAATATCGGTCGGACCGCGTGACCCGTCACGCATACCATCTGTACTCCTTCCGGTACGACGCGTCGGTTTACGGCGTATCACGCGAAGTCTACCTGGCGGCGCTCATGGGGGAGGGCATCGCCGGCACCGCCGGGTATACCGAACCGCTCTACCGGATGCCCCTGTTCGCGCGCGAAGCGTACGGCCCTTACACCGCGGCCAGGCGCGAACGGTTGAACGCCTGCCCGGTGACGGAGGCCATCTGCCACGGCGAGGGCGCCTGGCTCTACCAGAAGCTGTTGCTGGGCTCGGACGAGGACACCCGGGACATCGGCCATGCGTTCGCCAAGCTCTATCGCCTGCGGGACCATTTGAGAGAGGTGCGGCTATGA